One window from the genome of Candidatus Zixiibacteriota bacterium encodes:
- a CDS encoding manganese efflux pump has product MAIAVGVTAGAIDRWTIFRLSWHFGFMQFGMPIVGWMAGSYLTGWVGSFGRWLAAAVLFAIGARLIWEQANPEVRKWKGDPTRGASLLVLMVATSIDALAAGLSLALVGVAILYPSMVIGVVAAGMTVLGLAFGHAVGMKLGRIAGVIGGVILIALAVRAVVG; this is encoded by the coding sequence GTGGCTATCGCGGTGGGAGTCACAGCCGGAGCGATTGACCGGTGGACGATTTTCCGGCTCTCCTGGCATTTCGGGTTCATGCAGTTCGGGATGCCGATAGTCGGTTGGATGGCAGGAAGTTACCTCACGGGTTGGGTGGGGAGTTTCGGCCGCTGGCTGGCCGCGGCTGTGCTGTTTGCAATCGGAGCCCGCCTGATCTGGGAGCAGGCGAATCCGGAAGTCCGCAAGTGGAAGGGGGATCCAACCCGCGGCGCCAGCCTGCTCGTATTAATGGTCGCCACGTCGATTGATGCCCTGGCGGCCGGGTTATCGCTGGCGCTGGTCGGGGTGGCGATCTTGTATCCATCGATGGTGATCGGGGTGGTCGCCGCCGGGATGACCGTTCTCGGGCTGGCTTTCGGTCACGCCGTCGGGATGAAGCTGGGGCGGATCGCCGGCGTGATCGGCGGCGTCATTCTGATCGCGCTGGCGGTTCGGGCGGTGGTGGGATAG
- the sufD gene encoding Fe-S cluster assembly protein SufD produces the protein MSTTPTLDTAGAEHAIPDFAPGLARGPRWLRDARRSAAQIFNAAPFPRRGLHLWRYTDPAAFLAPHGSAADHPPVEDRDAIIGLEKQHVDSGALAALAVDYAGREISTYGADRLARRGVVIQPLSLAVDQHGDLVEQHLYRLVGPDLGKFEALNAALWNDGIFVYVPEGETIDRPIHLFREGGDRSSVYFPRLLVIVGRNAEITLIDEYAGGSEDVSGGVTHVNGAVEISAGDDSRVRYVSVQRHGAGVNMYLTHRAEIGRDARVLTVPLAIGGNITKQNFGVLLAGRGADSRLRGMLFGSGGQHFDNHTLHAHGAGNSTSTIDFKTVLRDRAVSAYTGLIRIEQHAKTCEAYQENRNLLLNRGPKAETIPELEILNEDVKCTHGATIGPIDPESVFYLASRGIPRDVAVRMIVSAFVEPTLRQIPDDLRGRLAEFIERRLEGL, from the coding sequence ATGAGCACGACACCCACTCTTGACACTGCCGGCGCCGAGCACGCCATCCCGGATTTCGCCCCCGGCCTGGCCCGCGGGCCCCGGTGGCTGCGCGACGCCCGCCGGAGCGCGGCCCAGATTTTCAACGCCGCGCCGTTCCCGCGCCGCGGTCTGCACCTCTGGCGGTACACCGACCCCGCCGCCTTTCTCGCCCCGCACGGGTCGGCCGCCGACCACCCGCCGGTCGAGGACCGCGACGCCATCATCGGACTGGAGAAGCAGCACGTCGACAGCGGCGCGCTCGCCGCACTCGCCGTCGACTACGCCGGCCGCGAAATATCCACGTACGGCGCCGACCGGCTCGCCCGCCGCGGCGTCGTCATCCAACCCCTCTCCCTCGCCGTCGACCAGCACGGCGACCTGGTCGAACAGCACCTCTACCGTCTCGTCGGTCCCGACCTGGGCAAGTTCGAGGCCCTCAACGCCGCCCTCTGGAATGACGGCATCTTCGTCTATGTCCCCGAGGGCGAGACGATCGATCGGCCCATCCACCTCTTCCGCGAGGGCGGCGACCGCTCCTCCGTCTACTTTCCGCGCCTGCTCGTCATTGTCGGCCGCAACGCCGAGATAACTCTGATCGACGAGTACGCCGGCGGCTCGGAGGACGTTTCCGGGGGCGTGACCCACGTCAACGGCGCCGTGGAGATCTCCGCCGGCGACGACAGCCGCGTCCGCTATGTGAGCGTGCAGCGCCACGGGGCGGGCGTGAACATGTACCTGACGCACCGGGCCGAGATCGGGCGGGACGCCCGCGTCCTCACCGTCCCCCTCGCCATTGGCGGCAACATCACGAAACAGAACTTCGGCGTTCTGCTGGCCGGCCGGGGAGCCGACAGCCGCCTCCGCGGCATGCTTTTCGGCTCGGGCGGGCAGCACTTTGACAACCACACGCTCCACGCCCACGGCGCCGGCAACTCCACTTCGACCATCGATTTCAAAACCGTGCTCCGCGACCGGGCCGTCTCCGCCTACACCGGGCTCATCCGCATCGAGCAGCACGCCAAAACCTGCGAGGCCTACCAGGAGAACCGCAACCTGCTGCTCAACCGGGGGCCGAAAGCCGAGACCATTCCCGAACTGGAGATTCTCAACGAGGACGTCAAGTGCACTCACGGCGCCACCATCGGCCCGATCGACCCCGAGTCGGTGTTCTACCTCGCCTCGCGCGGGATCCCGCGCGACGTCGCGGTGCGCATGATCGTCTCCGCCTTCGTCGAACCGACGCTCCGGCAGATCCCCGATGACCTGCGCGGCCGCCTGGCGGAGTTCATCGAGCGCCGTCTGGAGGGCCTATAG
- a CDS encoding cysteine desulfurase: MKPHAAAPSAAPLTALDIERLRADFPILHTTVRGRRLVYLDNAATTQKPNAVIEAESDYYRTSNANIHRGLHHLSERSTELYERTRQHTARFIGGVDPQEIIFTRGTTESINLVAYTWGEENLREGDEIVITQMEHHANLVPWVELARRKRAVLRQIPIQPNGTLDLASLDRLITPRTRLTAVCHMSNVLGTINPVSAIAAAAKRYGAVVLADGAQAAPHLPVRIGELGVDFYAFSAHKMLGPTGVGVLWGRRALLEAMPPFITGGEMIREVSLDRVTWADLPNKFEGGTPNIAGVIAFDAALSYLEALGMDRVRRHEEDLTRYALDRLQTLAGLEIQGPTDPARRGGAISFTDPDLHPHDISTFLDSRGIAIRAGHHCAQPLMRLLGKIATARASFYIYNDEADVDALVDALLEMRRYFGL, translated from the coding sequence ATGAAACCACATGCCGCCGCCCCCTCTGCCGCGCCGCTGACGGCGCTCGATATCGAGCGCCTGCGGGCCGACTTTCCCATCCTGCACACAACGGTGCGCGGCCGCCGCCTCGTCTATCTCGACAACGCCGCCACCACCCAGAAACCGAATGCGGTGATCGAGGCCGAAAGCGACTACTACCGTACCTCCAACGCCAACATCCATCGCGGCCTGCACCACCTCTCCGAGCGGTCGACCGAGCTGTACGAGCGCACCCGCCAGCACACCGCGCGCTTCATCGGCGGCGTCGACCCGCAGGAGATCATTTTCACCCGCGGGACCACCGAATCGATCAATCTCGTCGCCTACACGTGGGGGGAGGAGAACCTCCGCGAGGGAGATGAAATCGTCATCACCCAGATGGAGCACCACGCCAACCTCGTCCCCTGGGTGGAGCTCGCGCGCCGGAAACGCGCTGTCCTCAGGCAGATTCCGATTCAGCCCAACGGTACGCTCGACCTGGCGTCGCTCGACCGGCTCATCACCCCGCGCACCCGGCTGACGGCGGTCTGCCACATGAGCAATGTGCTGGGCACGATCAACCCGGTGAGCGCGATCGCCGCCGCCGCCAAGCGTTACGGCGCGGTGGTGCTGGCCGACGGCGCCCAGGCCGCTCCGCACCTCCCCGTCCGCATCGGCGAGCTCGGGGTGGACTTCTATGCCTTCTCCGCCCACAAAATGCTCGGCCCCACCGGCGTCGGCGTCCTGTGGGGACGGCGCGCGCTGCTGGAAGCCATGCCGCCCTTCATCACCGGGGGCGAGATGATCCGCGAGGTCAGTCTCGACCGCGTCACCTGGGCCGATCTGCCGAACAAGTTCGAGGGCGGCACGCCCAACATCGCCGGCGTCATCGCTTTCGACGCCGCGCTGAGCTACCTCGAGGCCCTCGGCATGGACCGCGTGCGCCGCCACGAGGAGGACCTGACCCGCTACGCCCTTGACCGGCTGCAGACGCTGGCCGGCCTGGAAATCCAGGGGCCGACCGATCCCGCCCGGCGCGGCGGCGCCATCTCGTTCACCGACCCCGACCTCCATCCCCACGACATCAGCACCTTCCTCGACTCCCGCGGCATCGCCATCCGCGCCGGCCACCACTGCGCCCAGCCCCTCATGCGCCTCCTCGGCAAAATCGCCACCGCCCGCGCGTCCTTTTACATCTACAACGACGAAGCCGACGTCGATGCCCTCGTCGACGCCCTCCTTGAGATGCGGAGGTATTTCGGGTTATGA
- a CDS encoding ABC transporter permease, with product MSVLRLIFRNAGRHKLRTFLTVLGLGIAVMAFTVIRSTIDAWYAGAEAASPNRLITRHAVSLTFFLPLSYADRIRKIEGVTAVSHASWFGGIYVNPKNFFAQFAIDPASYLEMYPEFIVPEDQREQFRRQRNGALVGRRLADRFGWSVGDAVRLTGTIFPGDWDFTIVGIYTGARENTDENSWFLRWDYIDERLRRETPVRAGYVGLFAVQIDDPGRAAEISGLIDGAFRNSSSETKTETEEAFNLGFVAMAGSIVLGLNVISLMVIGIIMLVLGNTMAMTARERINEYAVMKTLGFRTPHIVGLIVGESLVIAALGGALGIFLTWPIGNLVRTALSAFFPVFATGLGTYALGGAAAVAVGLLAAVFPALKALHTPIVEGLRVVD from the coding sequence ATGAGCGTTCTCAGGCTGATTTTCCGCAACGCCGGGCGCCACAAGCTCCGCACCTTCCTCACCGTCCTCGGCCTGGGGATCGCCGTGATGGCCTTCACCGTCATCCGGAGCACGATCGATGCCTGGTACGCCGGCGCCGAGGCCGCGTCGCCCAACCGCCTCATCACCCGCCACGCCGTCTCCCTGACCTTCTTCCTCCCCCTCTCCTACGCCGACCGCATCCGCAAGATCGAGGGCGTGACGGCCGTCTCGCACGCCTCCTGGTTCGGCGGCATCTACGTCAACCCCAAAAACTTCTTCGCCCAGTTCGCCATCGACCCCGCCTCCTACCTCGAGATGTACCCTGAATTCATCGTTCCCGAGGACCAGCGGGAGCAGTTCCGGCGGCAGCGCAACGGCGCGCTTGTCGGCCGCCGGCTGGCCGACCGCTTCGGCTGGTCGGTCGGCGACGCCGTGCGCCTCACCGGCACGATCTTCCCCGGCGACTGGGACTTCACCATCGTCGGCATCTACACCGGGGCCAGGGAGAACACCGATGAGAACTCGTGGTTTCTCCGCTGGGACTATATCGACGAACGCCTGCGCCGCGAGACGCCCGTGCGGGCCGGTTACGTCGGCCTCTTCGCGGTCCAGATCGACGATCCCGGCCGCGCCGCCGAAATCTCCGGCCTGATCGACGGCGCTTTCCGCAACTCCTCCTCCGAGACCAAAACCGAAACCGAGGAGGCGTTCAATCTCGGGTTTGTCGCCATGGCCGGTTCGATCGTGCTCGGGCTGAACGTGATTTCCCTCATGGTCATCGGCATCATCATGCTCGTCCTCGGCAACACCATGGCCATGACGGCGCGCGAGCGGATCAACGAGTACGCCGTGATGAAGACCCTCGGCTTCCGCACCCCCCACATCGTCGGCCTCATCGTCGGGGAGTCGCTCGTCATCGCCGCCCTGGGCGGCGCGCTGGGGATCTTCCTCACCTGGCCGATCGGCAACCTCGTGCGGACCGCCCTCTCGGCGTTCTTCCCCGTCTTCGCCACCGGGCTGGGCACCTATGCGCTGGGCGGGGCGGCCGCCGTCGCTGTCGGACTGCTCGCCGCCGTCTTCCCCGCGCTCAAAGCGCTCCACACTCCAATTGTCGAGGGCCTCCGGGTCGTCGACTGA
- a CDS encoding non-heme iron oxygenase ferredoxin subunit: protein MAPYHKIAAVADIPPGTMKAYRVGYADVLVCNVGGRIYAVANECTHDGAPISTGRLFKEQVVCPRHGARFNVATGAVEAPPAILPLDTYEVKVEGEDIYVAVE from the coding sequence ATGGCGCCGTATCACAAAATCGCGGCCGTCGCCGACATCCCGCCCGGCACGATGAAGGCGTACCGGGTGGGCTACGCCGACGTCCTGGTCTGCAACGTGGGCGGGCGTATCTATGCCGTAGCCAACGAATGCACGCACGACGGCGCCCCGATCTCCACCGGCCGCCTCTTCAAGGAGCAGGTCGTCTGCCCGCGCCACGGCGCACGCTTCAACGTCGCCACCGGCGCCGTCGAGGCCCCGCCCGCGATCCTGCCGCTGGACACCTATGAAGTCAAAGTGGAAGGTGAGGACATCTACGTCGCCGTCGAGTGA
- a CDS encoding efflux RND transporter periplasmic adaptor subunit — translation MSESDGRPDIGSLRIDRSRKYRDRPRRSVGRWIAWAAILAALVAGYFALREFIQPTLKVRTAAATLLTGSEASADLVATGYVVAQRSAEVASKGTGRLARLDFEEGDRVRVGQVIAELDNADIRAQREQARAELQAAEVDTLTAGRQHRRVRELFASGAVTQIDAEGAESAYLTALARLAAARAALAAAEVALENTYIHAPFDGTILTKNADVGEIVAPFASSASSKGSVVTLADMNSLEVEADVSESNIQKIVVGRPAEIVLDAYPAVCYPARVKKIVPTADRARATVLTKVAFDSLDSRVLPEMSARVSFFLETPAEGAPPRAPVLVVPKDALTVRDGRTVVFVVGPDNYVAAVPIDAGRELNDYTEVKGGLTEGAVVVLDPPGKLQTGRKVEITY, via the coding sequence ATGAGCGAATCCGACGGCCGGCCCGACATCGGCTCCCTGCGCATCGACCGCAGCCGCAAGTACCGCGACCGCCCCCGCCGGAGCGTCGGGCGCTGGATCGCCTGGGCCGCGATCCTGGCCGCACTCGTCGCCGGCTACTTCGCCCTGCGCGAGTTTATCCAACCGACTCTGAAAGTCCGGACTGCCGCCGCCACCCTGCTCACCGGATCGGAAGCCTCCGCCGACCTGGTCGCGACCGGCTACGTGGTGGCCCAGCGGAGCGCCGAAGTCGCCTCCAAGGGCACCGGGCGGCTTGCCCGCCTCGACTTCGAAGAGGGCGACCGTGTGCGCGTCGGGCAGGTGATCGCGGAACTCGACAACGCCGACATCCGCGCCCAGCGGGAACAGGCGCGCGCCGAACTGCAAGCCGCCGAGGTCGATACCCTCACCGCCGGCCGCCAGCATCGCCGGGTCCGGGAACTCTTCGCCTCCGGAGCCGTCACCCAAATCGACGCCGAGGGGGCCGAATCGGCCTACCTGACCGCCCTGGCGCGCCTCGCCGCGGCCCGCGCGGCCCTCGCCGCCGCCGAGGTGGCTCTGGAAAACACCTACATCCACGCTCCCTTCGACGGCACCATTCTGACCAAGAACGCCGATGTCGGCGAAATCGTCGCCCCCTTCGCCTCCTCCGCTTCCTCCAAAGGCTCGGTCGTCACGCTCGCCGACATGAACTCCCTTGAGGTGGAGGCTGACGTCTCCGAGTCGAACATTCAAAAAATCGTCGTCGGGCGCCCGGCCGAGATCGTCCTCGACGCCTACCCCGCCGTCTGCTACCCCGCCCGCGTCAAGAAGATCGTTCCGACCGCCGACCGCGCCCGCGCCACCGTGCTCACCAAGGTCGCCTTCGACTCGCTCGACAGCCGCGTGCTGCCCGAGATGTCGGCCCGCGTGAGTTTCTTCCTCGAGACGCCGGCCGAGGGAGCGCCGCCGCGCGCCCCTGTCCTCGTCGTGCCCAAGGACGCCCTCACGGTCCGCGACGGCCGGACGGTGGTGTTTGTCGTCGGCCCCGACAACTACGTCGCCGCCGTCCCGATCGACGCCGGGCGCGAGCTGAACGATTACACCGAGGTGAAAGGCGGCTTGACCGAAGGCGCGGTCGTCGTTTTGGACCCGCCCGGCAAGCTGCAGACGGGCCGCAAGGTCGAAATCACGTACTAG
- a CDS encoding SUF system NifU family Fe-S cluster assembly protein has protein sequence MTNLDDMYREVILDHFRSPRGKKPITQPDVASHGHNPACGDELSLALEMADDTVKSVHVDCKGCAISTASGSILAEVIKGRSLEEAKRIAGIVRKMLKGEETEIPDDLGDVEALRGVCNFPVRVKCALLAWVTLIEGLRQYEQGRPADPPSVSTEESE, from the coding sequence ATGACCAATCTCGATGACATGTATCGGGAGGTGATCCTCGACCACTTCCGCTCTCCCCGCGGAAAGAAACCGATCACCCAGCCGGACGTCGCCTCCCACGGCCACAACCCGGCCTGCGGCGACGAACTGTCGCTCGCCCTGGAGATGGCCGACGACACCGTGAAGAGCGTCCACGTCGACTGCAAGGGCTGCGCCATCTCCACCGCCTCCGGCTCCATTCTCGCCGAGGTCATCAAGGGCCGGTCGCTCGAGGAGGCCAAGCGTATCGCCGGCATCGTGCGCAAAATGCTCAAGGGGGAGGAGACGGAAATCCCCGACGATCTCGGCGACGTCGAGGCCCTCCGGGGCGTCTGCAACTTCCCGGTCCGCGTCAAGTGCGCGCTCCTGGCCTGGGTCACTCTCATCGAGGGCCTGAGGCAGTATGAACAGGGCCGCCCGGCCGACCCGCCGAGCGTCTCGACGGAGGAGTCCGAGTGA
- the sufB gene encoding Fe-S cluster assembly protein SufB, with protein sequence MAETAKQNQNAGLAALNEDYAAKYGFRDPVDYFHKGARGINHEVVEMISRMKGEPRWMADRRHEALDIFLAKPMPRWGNTALLNEIDFANIFYFMKPIEKKGETWDDVPEYIKKTFDRLGIPEAEKKFLGGVSAQYESEVVYHSMKKDLIDQGIIFLDMDSGLREHEAVVRQYFGSVIPSHDNKFAALNTAVWSGGSFIYVPPGVDVKIPLQAYFRINAENMGQFERTLIIADKGSRVHYIEGCTAPVYSTDSLHSAVVELIALEGAYIRYTTIQNWARNIYNLVTKRATAHARATVEWVDGNIGSRLTMKYPCIQLVGEGARGEILSVAFAGIDQHQDAGAKVIHAAPHTSSRITSKSVSKDNGRASYRGLVKIHKNAAHAKVSVECDALLIGAQARSDTYPTMEIDHDQVRVEHEARVSKVAEEQLFYLTSRGLTEDEARLLIVNGFMEPFTKELPMEYAVELNRLIELEMEGSIG encoded by the coding sequence ATGGCGGAAACGGCAAAACAGAATCAGAACGCCGGCCTGGCCGCGCTCAACGAGGACTACGCCGCCAAGTACGGCTTCCGCGACCCGGTCGACTATTTCCACAAAGGGGCCCGCGGCATCAACCATGAGGTCGTCGAGATGATCTCCCGCATGAAGGGGGAACCCCGCTGGATGGCCGACCGCCGCCACGAGGCGCTCGACATTTTCCTGGCCAAGCCAATGCCCCGGTGGGGGAACACCGCCCTGCTCAACGAAATCGACTTCGCCAACATCTTCTACTTCATGAAGCCGATCGAGAAGAAGGGCGAGACCTGGGACGACGTCCCCGAATACATCAAGAAAACCTTCGACCGCCTCGGCATTCCCGAAGCCGAGAAGAAGTTCCTCGGCGGCGTCTCGGCCCAATACGAATCGGAGGTCGTCTACCACTCGATGAAGAAGGACCTGATCGACCAGGGCATCATCTTCCTCGACATGGACTCGGGCCTGCGCGAGCACGAGGCCGTTGTGCGGCAGTATTTCGGCTCCGTCATCCCCTCCCACGACAACAAGTTCGCCGCCCTCAACACCGCCGTCTGGTCGGGCGGCTCGTTCATCTACGTGCCGCCGGGCGTCGACGTGAAAATCCCCCTCCAGGCCTACTTCCGCATCAACGCCGAGAACATGGGCCAGTTCGAGCGCACCCTCATCATCGCCGACAAAGGCTCGCGCGTCCACTACATCGAGGGCTGCACCGCGCCCGTCTACTCGACCGACTCGCTCCACTCCGCGGTCGTCGAACTGATCGCCCTCGAGGGCGCCTACATCCGCTATACGACCATCCAGAACTGGGCCCGCAACATCTACAATCTCGTGACCAAACGGGCGACCGCCCACGCCCGTGCCACGGTCGAGTGGGTCGACGGCAACATCGGCTCGCGCCTGACCATGAAGTACCCGTGCATCCAGCTCGTGGGCGAAGGCGCGCGGGGAGAAATCCTCTCGGTTGCTTTCGCCGGCATCGACCAGCACCAGGACGCCGGGGCGAAAGTGATCCACGCGGCGCCCCATACCTCGTCGCGCATCACCTCGAAGTCGGTCTCGAAAGACAACGGCCGGGCTTCCTACCGCGGCCTGGTCAAGATTCACAAGAACGCCGCCCACGCCAAGGTGTCGGTCGAGTGCGACGCCCTCCTCATCGGCGCGCAGGCCCGCTCGGACACCTACCCGACCATGGAAATCGACCACGACCAGGTGCGCGTCGAACACGAAGCCCGCGTCTCCAAGGTCGCCGAGGAGCAGCTCTTCTACCTCACCAGCCGGGGTCTGACGGAGGACGAGGCCCGACTGCTGATCGTCAATGGCTTCATGGAACCGTTCACCAAGGAGCTGCCGATGGAGTACGCGGTGGAGCTGAACCGCCTGATTGAACTCGAGATGGAAGGCTCGATTGGATAG
- a CDS encoding ABC transporter ATP-binding protein translates to MPNALVRLENISKSYWRDALEIPVLRNLTFEIPEGEFLALMGPSGSGKTTLLNLIAGIDRPSGGRLFVGREEISQMSEAALARWRSRTIGFIFQFYNLIPVLTAFENVELPLFLTDLRRSERRRQVETALSVVGLADRLHHYPNQLSGGQEQRVAIARALVTDPDLLLADEPTGDLDKQSAEDVMHLLAFLNREFGKTIVMVTHDPRAAGEAHTVLRLDKGELAAA, encoded by the coding sequence ATGCCGAACGCCCTCGTGCGCCTGGAAAACATCTCCAAATCGTACTGGCGCGATGCGCTGGAGATCCCTGTCCTGCGCAACCTCACGTTTGAGATCCCGGAAGGGGAATTCCTCGCCCTCATGGGACCCTCCGGCTCAGGCAAGACGACCCTGCTGAACCTGATCGCGGGGATCGACCGCCCCTCCGGCGGGCGGCTCTTTGTCGGGCGGGAGGAGATCTCGCAGATGTCCGAGGCCGCCCTGGCGCGCTGGCGCAGTCGCACCATCGGCTTCATCTTCCAGTTCTACAACCTCATACCCGTCCTCACCGCTTTTGAGAATGTCGAGCTTCCCCTTTTCCTGACCGACCTTCGCAGGAGCGAACGCCGCCGCCAGGTCGAAACGGCCCTCTCGGTGGTCGGGCTCGCCGACCGCCTCCACCACTACCCGAACCAGCTCTCGGGCGGTCAGGAGCAGCGCGTCGCCATCGCCCGCGCCCTTGTCACCGACCCCGACCTTCTCCTCGCCGACGAGCCGACCGGCGACCTCGACAAGCAGTCGGCCGAGGACGTCATGCACCTGCTGGCGTTTTTGAACCGGGAGTTCGGCAAGACGATCGTCATGGTGACGCACGATCCGCGGGCCGCCGGGGAAGCGCACACGGTCCTCCGCCTGGACAAGGGGGAGCTCGCCGCCGCATGA
- a CDS encoding Rrf2 family transcriptional regulator: MRISSLEEYGLRCLLALARRGADGQLSISEIADLEGLSVPYASKLLAILRKAGLVTAVRGRSGGFCLGREPERITLLQVMTALGGPIIDPDHCARFSGRREVCVHQDDCSVHHVLDTLAAYIADILGRTTLQDLVARSAGRPAGPGLIGAEQLLGGAAATTDITPRPAEIDGLARDTQSQQSL, from the coding sequence ATGAGAATATCCTCGCTCGAAGAGTATGGACTGCGCTGCCTGCTGGCGTTGGCCCGCCGAGGGGCGGATGGCCAGTTGTCGATCAGCGAGATCGCCGACCTGGAAGGCCTCTCGGTCCCGTATGCCTCCAAGCTTTTGGCGATACTGCGCAAAGCCGGACTGGTGACCGCCGTGCGCGGCCGCAGCGGCGGCTTCTGTCTCGGCCGGGAGCCGGAACGCATCACCCTCCTTCAGGTCATGACCGCCCTGGGCGGCCCGATCATCGACCCCGACCACTGCGCCCGCTTCAGCGGCCGGCGGGAGGTGTGCGTGCATCAGGACGACTGCAGCGTCCACCACGTGCTCGACACGCTCGCCGCCTACATCGCGGACATTCTCGGGCGGACGACGCTGCAGGATCTGGTGGCGCGCAGCGCCGGGCGTCCGGCGGGACCGGGGCTCATCGGGGCCGAGCAACTGCTCGGCGGCGCGGCCGCCACTACCGATATCACCCCCCGCCCCGCCGAGATCGACGGGCTGGCCCGTGACACACAGAGTCAACAATCACTCTAG
- the sufC gene encoding Fe-S cluster assembly ATPase SufC: MSDHTPLFSFKDVHVEVDGKEVVRGVSLTVRPGEVHAIMGPNGSGKSSLSLALMGHPSYRITAGEAWLEGRNLLEMEADERSRAGLFLAFQYPLAIPGVTVANFMRAAVQAHRGKGADMSDFRKVFLAHMAELGIDRQFAARYLNDGFSGGEKKRIEILQMTMLKPAMALLDETDSGLDIDALKMVAEGINRFHTERNGVLLVTHYQRLLNYVKPDYVHVMSRGRLVKSGGPDLALELEAKGYDWLVGPSAAVAEV; this comes from the coding sequence ATGTCTGACCATACACCGCTGTTCTCTTTCAAAGATGTCCACGTCGAAGTCGATGGCAAGGAGGTTGTCCGCGGCGTCTCCCTGACCGTCCGCCCCGGCGAAGTCCACGCCATCATGGGCCCCAACGGTTCGGGGAAATCGTCGCTCTCCCTGGCCCTGATGGGCCACCCGTCGTACCGCATCACCGCGGGCGAAGCCTGGCTCGAGGGGCGGAACCTCCTGGAGATGGAAGCCGACGAGCGTTCGCGCGCCGGTCTCTTCCTCGCCTTCCAGTACCCCCTGGCCATCCCCGGCGTCACGGTCGCCAACTTCATGCGCGCCGCCGTGCAGGCCCACCGGGGCAAGGGAGCCGACATGTCCGACTTCCGGAAAGTTTTCCTCGCCCACATGGCCGAGCTCGGCATCGACCGCCAGTTTGCCGCCCGCTACCTCAACGACGGTTTCTCCGGGGGCGAGAAGAAGCGCATCGAGATCCTCCAGATGACCATGCTCAAGCCCGCGATGGCGCTGCTGGACGAGACCGACTCCGGTCTCGACATCGACGCTCTCAAGATGGTGGCCGAAGGCATCAACCGTTTCCACACCGAGAGAAACGGCGTGCTCCTGGTGACCCACTACCAGCGCCTCCTGAACTACGTCAAGCCGGACTACGTGCACGTCATGTCGCGCGGCCGGCTCGTCAAATCCGGCGGTCCCGACCTCGCCCTGGAGCTCGAGGCCAAAGGCTACGACTGGTTGGTCGGCCCGTCGGCCGCTGTCGCGGAGGTGTGA
- a CDS encoding DUF59 domain-containing protein, whose amino-acid sequence MPAPTKEQIMEVLRPIYDPEIRLGIVDLGLVYDVVVHDGGKVEVKMTLTTPACPYGEILVAQVHREVAALEGVREVEVLLVWDPVWDPETMASDYAKDVLGIW is encoded by the coding sequence ATGCCCGCTCCGACCAAAGAACAAATCATGGAAGTGCTCCGGCCGATCTACGATCCGGAGATCCGCCTCGGTATCGTCGACCTCGGCCTCGTCTACGACGTGGTCGTTCACGACGGCGGCAAAGTCGAGGTCAAGATGACCCTCACGACTCCGGCCTGCCCCTACGGCGAAATCCTCGTGGCCCAGGTTCACCGGGAGGTCGCCGCCCTGGAGGGCGTGCGCGAGGTCGAAGTCCTCCTCGTCTGGGATCCCGTGTGGGACCCGGAGACGATGGCCTCCGATTACGCCAAGGACGTCCTCGGCATCTGGTGA